The following is a genomic window from Niveispirillum cyanobacteriorum.
TCTTCCGCATGGTGCGCCCCGGCGGCGAGCGCGTTACCCCGACCATGGGCGAGCAGAGCGTGCGGGTCCGCGTGGCGCGCGTGGCCGATCAGCAGAAGCTGGACTTGGCTAAGGGCGCCAAGGTGGTTGAGATCAACCGCGTCCGGCTTGTCGATGGCAAGCCGACCATCCGCGAAACCATCATCCTGCCCTCGGCCTTGTTCCCGAAGATCGAAGACCGGATGCCACTGCCCAACACGCTCTATTCGCTCTATCAGACTGATTTCGGCATCAATATCGTCTCAGCGAACGAGGAACTGCGCGCGGACCTGTCGACGCCCGACGACCAGCGCCTGCTGAACGCGCCGCCGGGCGCCTCAATCCTGTGCATCGACCGTCTGGCCCTGTCGCTGCAGGACCGCAAGGTCGAATGGCGCCTCAGCCGCGTCTATGCCCGCGACCTCACCTATTCGGTGACGTTGAGTTGACCTACACCCGATAAATGCCCGCCAGCTTCGTAAATTCTGCGACCTGCGCGTCAATCCATTTGGCGTCGCGGCCCAGTTCGGTGGCCAACAGCTGTGCGACTGCGGGGGCGGCGGCGACGGCGGCTTGGGCGTTCAGTAGAAGAGCGCGGGTGCGCCGCGACAGGACATCTTCGACCGTACGCGCCATCAGGTGACGGGCGGCGTATGCGGCTTCACCCAGGGCATAGGGCAGGTCGGGATGCATCGGCGCTGTCCATCCCGGCTGTTCGGCCAGAACAGCTCGCACCTTGGGCGCATCAGCGCCATAGGCGGCCAACGGGTCGGTGCCGTCGATGCCATCGCGCGGGGTCCAGCCATGCAGGCGCAACTCCCTGGTCGGGCTGGGCGTCGGCGTAAAACCGCCTACACGCAGGGCTGCATCGACCGTCTGTTCCGCCATCTCGCGATAGGTGGTCCATTTGCCGCCCGTGATGGTGACAAGGCCGCTGTCTGATACCATCAGCACATGATCGCGCGGTACCGCCGACGTGCCCGAGGCACCCTTCACCTTCACCAGCGGGCGGATGCCGGTAAAGACCGACAGCACATCCGATCGGGCCGGCGCGCGGGTCAGGTAATGGGCAGCATGGTCCAACAGGAACTGGATTTCCGCCTCCTGCGCGCGCGGTTCCATGCTGGCCGTCGGGATCGGCGTGTCGGTGGTGCCGATCACCGTCCGGCCCAACCAGGGCAGCACGAACAGCACGCGGCCATCATCGGTTTTGGGGATCAGGATGGCGTCATCGCTGGCCAGGAAACCGGGGTCCAGCACCAGATGGATACCCTGGCTCAGCGACAGACCCTCGGCCAGATCGGGCCGGTCCATATGCCGGATATCATCCATGAAAATCCCGGCGGCATTCACCACCGCTTTCGCCTGGATGCGGTAATCGCTGCCGGTCTCCATGTCGCGGGCCGTGATACCCGCGATGCGGCCATCTTCTTTCAGCAGACCCGTGACGCGGACATAGTTCAGCAGGGTGGCGCCATGGTCGGCGGCACTGGCCGCGATGGTGATGGCCAGGCGGCTGTCATCAAACTGCCCATCATAATAATGGATGCCGCCCACCAGACCCTCTGTCTTGACCGTCGGCAGCCGCCGCATCACCTCGGCCCGCGACAGCAGGCGCGAGCGGCCCAGTCCCAGCTTGCCGGCCAGCAGGTCATAGGCGAACAGGCCCGCGCCATAGAACGCCATGTCCCACCAGCGATAGCAGGGCACTACGAACCCTT
Proteins encoded in this region:
- a CDS encoding glycerol-3-phosphate dehydrogenase/oxidase, which encodes MNMGLNRASGIAALAAGGVWDLVIIGGGATGLGTALDAAARGYRTLLLEGHDFAKGTSSRATKLVHGGVRYLAQGNIPLVRHALHERGRLLANAPQVTRRQGFVVPCYRWWDMAFYGAGLFAYDLLAGKLGLGRSRLLSRAEVMRRLPTVKTEGLVGGIHYYDGQFDDSRLAITIAASAADHGATLLNYVRVTGLLKEDGRIAGITARDMETGSDYRIQAKAVVNAAGIFMDDIRHMDRPDLAEGLSLSQGIHLVLDPGFLASDDAILIPKTDDGRVLFVLPWLGRTVIGTTDTPIPTASMEPRAQEAEIQFLLDHAAHYLTRAPARSDVLSVFTGIRPLVKVKGASGTSAVPRDHVLMVSDSGLVTITGGKWTTYREMAEQTVDAALRVGGFTPTPSPTRELRLHGWTPRDGIDGTDPLAAYGADAPKVRAVLAEQPGWTAPMHPDLPYALGEAAYAARHLMARTVEDVLSRRTRALLLNAQAAVAAAPAVAQLLATELGRDAKWIDAQVAEFTKLAGIYRV
- a CDS encoding GntR family transcriptional regulator → MDAPGYRPLYRQVYDIIVNKVAEGVWRPGEAIPSEHALARELGVSQGTMRKVLDALTAEKLLVRHQGKGTFIAENTQERSLFRFFRMVRPGGERVTPTMGEQSVRVRVARVADQQKLDLAKGAKVVEINRVRLVDGKPTIRETIILPSALFPKIEDRMPLPNTLYSLYQTDFGINIVSANEELRADLSTPDDQRLLNAPPGASILCIDRLALSLQDRKVEWRLSRVYARDLTYSVTLS